ACGGGCTGCCGGGGTAGCGGCACCCCGCGGCGCAGGAGCCGGGCCACCCGTGCCCGCTCCTGGTGGAACTCGGGCGCGTCCGGGTAGCCGCTGTGGTTGCGGATGGGCGGGTCGGCGACCTCGCCGCCGCTGGGGTGCAGCGCCTCCGGGTCCCGCACGGCCAGGTCCCGCTCGCCCGCGTTGACGGGCCACCCGAGCGGGTCGGTGTCCCGCCAGAAGTTGGTCCAGCCGGTCCAGCGGGGTGCCACGGTCAGGGCCTCGGCGAGGACCGGCAGCCGGTCCGGCCCGAAGTACGCGGGGAAGATCCGCCCGTAGAGCCGGGTCAGTTGGCAGCCGTACGAGAAGAACCAGAGCCGCCGCCGCCACCGTGCCGGCAGTTGGAGGATCACCGCCGTGCAGATCACCGTGCCCTGGCTGTGTCCGGACAGGATGATGCCGTCCACCCGGCGGGGGTCGTGCTCGGTCAGCGCGAGCAGCCCCGCGATGCGGGTCTGGAGTTCGGGCACCGCGCGTTCGGCGTAGCTGGGCGGGGCGAGCGGGTGGGCGGCGCGGGGCCAGAACGTGCCCACGTCCCAGATCACGCCGACCGTTCGCCGTACGGTGTCGTTGCGGTAGACCAGCGCGCCGATCGCGGCGACCAGCACCGGCAGCCAGCCGAGCAGGGAGTCCCCGACGTCGGAGACGACCTTCACGACCGCCGCGCCGTCGGCGGCGTCGACCGGGTGGGGTCGGGTGTGCGACAGCGCGGCGGCGCAGCCGAGGGTGACCAGCGCGGTCGCGGCGATCGCGTAGCAGCCGACGAGCCGGATCGCGTGTTCGCCGACCAGCCGGTGCAGGGCACGGAACGCGCTGACGTCGCGGCAGCGCCGCAGGTCGTGCAGGGAGAGGTTGTGCCCGGGCGGGACCAGCTCCGCGTACTCCCGGCGGCGCAGGCGGTAGAAGAGCACGGCGGCCCGTGCGAGGGTGACCGCGAGGACGGCCAGCGCGACGGCGAAGGCGAGCCCCGCCCACATGACGGGGATCGGCGGGGTGACGGTGGACTGGCCGCTGGGGGTGGCGCCGTTGTTGAGCCGGTCGGTCACCCAGTAGAGCAGCCCGGTGGTATTGGCGATGCACAGCAACCAGCCGAAGCCGGCGATGACGGCCGGCCCCCGCCCGCCCCACCCCACGTCGGTGTGCGGTTCCAGCGGCTGGAGGCCGGTGCCGATCGGGGTGCGGGGGAGCACCAGCCCGACCGCGGCGAGCGTCACGGCGGGGACGGCGAGCATCCACACGGCCAACGGGTCGGGTGCCGGGGGGAGCGCCGGCAGCCAGCCGTCGATCCAGAACACCCCGCCGACGAGGAGCAGTCCCGCGGCGACCGGTGGGGCCAGCGCCCGTCGGCCGGAGCGGGCCACCCCGCCGATGGTGATGAGCAGCAGCAGTTGCCCCGCGCACAGCCAGGCGAGGATCCAGTCGTACCCGGGCAGTGAGCGGTCGGCGAAGCAGCCCGGGATCGCGGGGTCCTCGGCGCAGCCGCGGGGCGGCCGCCAGCCGGCGAGGGGGGTGCCGGCCGGTCCGTCGGGCAGCAGCAGGAGCGCGACGGTGCCGAGCACGGCGAGAGCGGCGAGGCCGGCGACGGCGGCGCTCCACGGTCCGAGCGGGGTGGATCCGGCGCGTCGGGTCAGGTACGGCCGGCTGAGGGCCACCACCGCGATGACCAGGACGGCCGCGCCCACGGTGACGGCGGGCCAGGCGACGGCGGCGCGTACGCCCCGCGGTGGGTCCATCGCCAGCACGGTGCCGAGCGGCACCGCCGCCGCGACCACGGCGCCGGTGGACAGGTGCAGTACGGCGGCGCGCCGGAGCTGACCCTCGCCCCACCAGAAGGTGGGGTCCTGCAGCGGGTTCGTCGGGTCCGGGGGAGGCGGTTCGGGTTCGGGCGGCGGCTCCTCCGGCGGCTGCGCGACCGGTGGTTCCGCGTCCGTGGGGGCCGCGACGGGCGTGTGGAGGACCTGAGCGGGGCTCGGGTCGGCGGGCATCTCCGCCTCGTACTGGTAGGTGCGCCAGGCGACCAGGCCGAGCACCGCGAGCAGCGCCAGCGGGACGAGCAGTCCGACGGCGAGGGCGCGGGCTCCCTCGCTCCACCAGCCGTGGGCGAGGAACTCCCACGGCCCGGGGATGCGGCCCAGGCAGTAGTCGTCGACGCACTGCCAACCGATCAGGTCGACGCCGATGCCGGTCACCGCGAGGACGACCGTGCTGGTCAGGCTGAGGCAGAAGAGCCGGATCAGCCAGGCGGTGATTCCGGAGCGACTGGCCCAGCGCTCCTGGTCCGGGTCGGGTGGGATCCCGGGCCGGGCGTGCAGCGCCACGTTCGCCAGGGTGAACGGCAGCAGCAGCGTCCACAGTGCGCGTTCCACGTCCCGCGCGGTGCGCGCGCCGGAGGTCAGCTGCCCCCAGCTGTACGCCTCGACCGCGAGCGGGTCGTCCGGTCCGCCGCTCGGGGCGCGATAGAAGCCGGTGACGGCTCCACCGGCGACCAGCCGTGGCTGGGGCGGGGCGTCGGCCGGTTCGGGGTGCAGGCCGAGGATCTGGTCCGGCGGTGTGTTCGACACCCCGTGCACCCGAAGCTCCAGAACCCGACCGGCCATGTCACCTCCCGGTGAAACCGTCACTACCTACAGTGCCGGAGTTCGGGCCGAATCGCCAGCCGTCGAGACGCTGTTTGTGCAGGTGAAGGGCTTGATCGTGGTCAGTCGACCGCGCGTACCGGACGGGCGGGGTTGCCGAGCGCGACGACGTTGGGCGGTAGGTCGCGGGTGACCACGGCGCCCGCGCCCACGACGGTGTTCGCGCCGACGGTGACGCCGCCCAGGACGATCGCGCCGCCGCCGAGCCAGACGTTGTCCGCGATGGTGATGGGTCTCGCGGACTCCCACTTCGCCCGTCGCGGTTCGGGCGCCACCGGGTGGGTCGGCGTGAGCAGCTGGACGTTCGGGCCGACCTGGACGTCGGCGCCGAGGATGATGGGCGCGACGTCGAGGAAGACCGACTGGTAGTTGACGAAGGAGCCGGGGCCGATGCGGATCCGGTGGCCGTAGTCGCAGTGGAAGGGCGGCCGGACCCAGGCGCCTTCGCCGACGTCGCCGAGCAGTTCCCGGAGCGCCGCCAGGCGGGCGTCGGGGTCGTCGGCGGGGCTGGTGTTGAAGCGCTCCATCAGTCGGGCGGCCCGGTCGAGGTCGGCGATGATCTCGGGGTCGTCGGCCTGGTAGAGCTCGCCGGCGAGCATGCGTTCCCTCATGGACGTCACCGGTCGATCATCCCGATCGGCCGGCGGCGGTGTCGGCGACTTGGTCGGATTTATGACTTCCCCACTGCATACCGGGTATGTAATCCTGACGGTTGTCAATGTGTCTCTCGTTGGTTAACGACGCTCCACCGAGGAGGATCCGTTGCACCGAATCAGGAAAATATCCGGCGCCGGGCTCGCGTTCGCGCTCGTGCTCGCCGGCCCGACGGCCGTATCGGCGGCTCCGCCGATCGACCCCGGCCCGGCGGCGGCCGCCCCACGCGCCTCGTCGGCGACCGCCGACCACACCACCGTCACGCTGCTCACCGGCGACCGGGTGACGGTCACCCGGTCCGGGGGCGCG
This genomic stretch from Micromonospora krabiensis harbors:
- a CDS encoding sugar O-acetyltransferase, giving the protein MTSMRERMLAGELYQADDPEIIADLDRAARLMERFNTSPADDPDARLAALRELLGDVGEGAWVRPPFHCDYGHRIRIGPGSFVNYQSVFLDVAPIILGADVQVGPNVQLLTPTHPVAPEPRRAKWESARPITIADNVWLGGGAIVLGGVTVGANTVVGAGAVVTRDLPPNVVALGNPARPVRAVD